A stretch of the Chitiniphilus purpureus genome encodes the following:
- a CDS encoding MarR family transcriptional regulator, translating into MNQDAHTPDCFRSVEHKIGLACDRLPGCSRQHALLSQLLRHVQGRLHDRMHEVLREHGLNPVSFSALTMLYSAPDSVLNPSDLAQATSESRANVTRICDELVARGLLLRAHNDEDRRRIDLRLACDGAHLVESLLPVLQARVHSVYDVLQPHEKDQLETLLKRVLGALA; encoded by the coding sequence ATGAATCAAGACGCCCACACCCCGGATTGCTTCCGGTCCGTCGAGCACAAGATCGGGCTTGCCTGCGATCGATTGCCCGGCTGTTCACGCCAGCATGCGCTGCTGTCGCAACTGCTGCGGCATGTGCAGGGCCGGCTGCATGACCGCATGCACGAGGTATTGCGCGAGCACGGGCTCAACCCGGTGAGTTTCAGCGCGTTGACCATGCTGTACAGCGCGCCCGACAGCGTGCTCAATCCATCCGATCTTGCCCAGGCGACCAGCGAGTCGCGCGCCAACGTGACGCGGATCTGCGATGAACTGGTGGCGCGTGGGCTGCTGTTGCGCGCCCACAACGATGAGGACCGGCGCCGGATCGACCTGCGCCTGGCCTGCGACGGCGCGCATCTGGTCGAATCGCTGCTGCCTGTGCTGCAGGCCCGGGTGCACTCGGTATACGACGTACTGCAACCGCACGAGAAGGATCAGCTGGAAACGTTGCTCAAGCGCGTGCTGGGCGCGCTGGCATGA
- a CDS encoding tetratricopeptide repeat protein, which yields MKRVSLEQFRTDLLERAVAAANGSPESPVIAADWLARARRYGDPATTACALVTLGHAHQHVGALGEAQGAFRAAIPLWNQAGDAYALADARIELGHSYYAAGEYPRALATWLDSLEHVRETQDLNSGTRIYLGVGKMYYALEDFSSALRYHELALQLARRLNAPKPVCEVLINIAGDAYRLQRYERALTALSEADALLHSGVFTNHVWEAEVESYLGLIHFGRGEYEQARLKLDAAFAIHQQNQNLWGKSHVMLALGRTHARLGELARAEACLANASELAEQAKLTALMRQSAELRADLAVRQGDHRAALQHYKRMHALEAGDEPERPSLQINRQVAERLRTGTVRLRLERTRKRLAGRAGL from the coding sequence ATGAAACGCGTCTCGCTGGAGCAATTCCGTACGGATCTGCTGGAGCGTGCCGTGGCAGCTGCCAATGGCTCGCCCGAGTCCCCGGTCATCGCCGCGGACTGGCTGGCGCGCGCGCGCCGCTATGGCGACCCGGCCACCACCGCCTGTGCGCTGGTCACGCTGGGGCACGCCCATCAACACGTGGGTGCGCTGGGTGAGGCGCAGGGCGCATTCCGCGCCGCGATTCCGCTGTGGAACCAGGCCGGCGACGCCTACGCGCTCGCCGATGCGCGGATCGAGCTGGGGCACTCCTACTACGCCGCCGGCGAGTACCCGCGGGCGCTCGCCACCTGGCTGGACAGCCTGGAGCACGTACGCGAAACCCAGGATCTGAACAGCGGTACCCGCATCTACCTGGGCGTGGGCAAGATGTACTACGCATTGGAGGACTTCTCCAGCGCGCTGCGCTACCACGAATTGGCGCTGCAGCTGGCACGCCGGCTCAATGCGCCCAAGCCGGTCTGCGAAGTGCTGATCAATATCGCCGGCGACGCCTACCGGCTGCAGCGCTACGAACGCGCGCTGACCGCGCTGAGCGAGGCGGATGCGCTGCTGCACAGTGGCGTCTTCACCAACCATGTCTGGGAAGCGGAGGTGGAGTCGTATCTGGGGCTGATCCATTTCGGCCGCGGCGAGTACGAACAGGCGCGGCTCAAGCTCGACGCTGCCTTCGCCATCCACCAGCAGAACCAGAACCTGTGGGGCAAGAGCCACGTGATGCTGGCCTTGGGGCGTACCCACGCCCGGCTGGGCGAGCTGGCACGCGCCGAGGCCTGTCTTGCCAACGCCAGCGAGCTTGCCGAGCAGGCCAAGCTGACCGCGTTGATGCGGCAGAGCGCCGAACTGCGCGCCGACCTTGCGGTGCGGCAGGGCGATCACCGCGCCGCATTGCAGCACTACAAGCGCATGCATGCGCTGGAAGCGGGTGACGAGCCTGAACGTCCGTCACTGCAGATCAACCGGCAGGTGGCCGAGCGGCTGCGCACCGGCACGGTGCGCCTGCGGCTGGAACGTACCCGCAAACGGCTCGCGGGCCGTGCCGGACTGTGA